One part of the Candidatus Kryptoniota bacterium genome encodes these proteins:
- a CDS encoding ferritin family protein: MKDCAEINETITSILEEAIKSEIDSEKKYLHGAKIACDPQVKEVLLSLAGMEHEHKEILTKKLQELRAQMTVVNQMNEMFE; the protein is encoded by the coding sequence ATGAAGGACTGTGCCGAGATTAACGAAACGATTACTTCTATCCTTGAAGAAGCGATCAAGAGCGAGATCGATTCCGAAAAGAAATATCTTCACGGAGCCAAGATCGCATGCGATCCACAGGTCAAGGAAGTACTTCTCTCATTGGCCGGGATGGAACATGAGCACAAGGAAATATTGACAAAGAAACTTCAAGAGCTTCGGGCCCAAATGACTGTCGTAAATCAGATGAACGAAATGTTTGAGTGA
- a CDS encoding amylo-alpha-1,6-glucosidase, with product MHCFLALLLLGGASPHGLSIESLGIRAENQIKWYSYTNKESGFYFGEANGINTAPYQGWTVYDNPVLKDYSVTADGTSLDRSEAATTVFPDRLVRKYKSDVVETFTMLDTFNALLIQCQSPHEMKFEFRLLFNSVDARTFSVQKGKYVLFENTSVPEGTYGRWIALGGGKSDLVKHADRSGPFVSPAFLKTKGRDVTFIVSCGRTRSEVEHILSLVSTDYRELAAGRKNRMQEVLNKSYFSSGDERLDKAVAWAKLSFDALLSDQGMKGIWAGLPWFNDYWGRDSFISLPAALYIGDFKRARQIILDFAAKQELDSTSTNYGRIPNLITPKEVIYNTADGTPLFVYSVFMYYAMTGDRILLFQVYPAIRKAFEGSIGYHIGKDLFLVHGDQETWMDAVGPKGPYTPRGSRAVDVQSDWLKEILATRYLSRQAGDTQLFEATTEFAKRMIANFNQRFIDTTGLRLYDHLNVDDSPDSSLRPNQLFSLWMLSDRTLRAKILKETVEKLVYPWGVATLFQGDTNFHPYHNDQPYYVPDAAYHNGTVWPWLTGPLVSNLVLESEQDFAYACTSYLTNEILNGKTAGTLPELFDAFPREGRDRPEESGAFSQAWSLAEYIKSLYEDYLGVQVDVPGGSITLTPHLPSGLHHVAFRMNSGQNQDYFVTYSVENDNTQISIVPLDSAVGTVFKIFGNVGGERHIRTAFYFQGRDTINVTLTADTILADTNGVPFIVNNLKNFVLHDTTLDNLHFQTPKCDSSWSFLRESDFTILKLSDIKKMDRSATVLAAAEDSTYDDRGPGGSYTYPLNQYFQKGILDLTRAKISSDSGRVFFELYFRNLVNPMWHPEYGFQLTFVAIAIGDGIDGTLDVSRNSDYTLPEERGYQRVVFVGGGIEVCDRTGKKIASYIPAAGDAADPLGNTAAKEISFSLPDSILGKPNARWRITVLVGAQDDHGGGGVGDFRTIGKTASEWEGGGKSKQELPNVYDELIVR from the coding sequence ATGCATTGCTTCCTGGCACTTCTCCTCCTCGGAGGGGCGTCCCCTCATGGATTATCGATCGAAAGCCTTGGCATCAGAGCCGAAAACCAGATAAAGTGGTACAGCTACACAAACAAGGAATCCGGTTTTTATTTCGGCGAGGCAAACGGGATTAACACCGCCCCCTACCAGGGATGGACGGTTTATGACAATCCTGTCCTGAAGGATTACTCCGTCACCGCGGATGGAACCTCCCTGGACCGTTCCGAAGCGGCGACCACCGTTTTTCCCGACAGGCTCGTGCGGAAATACAAATCTGATGTGGTTGAGACGTTTACTATGCTTGATACTTTCAATGCCCTGCTCATCCAATGTCAATCTCCTCATGAAATGAAATTTGAATTTAGACTCCTATTCAATTCAGTCGACGCTCGAACGTTCTCAGTCCAAAAGGGGAAATACGTTCTCTTCGAAAATACTTCCGTGCCTGAAGGCACTTATGGCCGCTGGATCGCACTTGGCGGAGGGAAGTCGGATCTTGTCAAACACGCCGACAGGTCAGGTCCATTCGTTTCCCCAGCTTTCTTAAAGACAAAAGGGAGAGACGTCACGTTCATTGTCTCGTGTGGAAGAACCCGCTCTGAAGTGGAGCACATACTTTCTCTCGTCTCGACGGATTATCGGGAGCTCGCCGCCGGCAGGAAAAACCGGATGCAAGAAGTCCTGAACAAGTCTTATTTTTCGTCGGGTGATGAGCGACTTGACAAAGCTGTGGCGTGGGCGAAACTCTCCTTCGACGCGCTTCTCTCCGATCAGGGAATGAAGGGGATATGGGCGGGACTACCATGGTTCAATGATTATTGGGGGCGCGACAGTTTTATCTCGTTACCGGCCGCACTCTATATCGGAGATTTCAAAAGAGCCAGACAGATCATTCTCGACTTTGCGGCAAAGCAAGAACTCGATTCGACGAGCACGAATTACGGCCGAATCCCCAATCTCATAACTCCTAAAGAAGTCATTTATAATACTGCCGACGGCACTCCGTTGTTTGTGTACTCTGTCTTTATGTATTACGCAATGACAGGAGACAGGATTCTCCTATTCCAGGTCTATCCGGCGATTAGAAAAGCGTTTGAGGGAAGCATAGGGTACCACATCGGGAAGGATCTCTTCCTGGTACATGGCGACCAGGAAACGTGGATGGATGCAGTTGGTCCGAAGGGGCCGTACACGCCTCGCGGCTCGAGAGCCGTCGACGTTCAGTCAGATTGGCTGAAGGAGATTCTCGCCACACGGTATCTGTCGCGACAGGCAGGTGATACCCAGCTTTTCGAAGCCACAACGGAGTTCGCAAAAAGGATGATCGCAAATTTCAATCAGAGATTCATTGACACCACGGGCCTTCGTCTGTATGATCACTTAAACGTCGACGATTCGCCGGACTCCTCTTTAAGGCCGAACCAGTTGTTTTCACTATGGATGCTAAGTGATCGCACATTGCGCGCGAAAATTCTCAAGGAGACCGTGGAAAAACTCGTCTATCCCTGGGGAGTCGCCACTTTGTTCCAGGGAGACACAAATTTTCATCCGTACCATAACGATCAGCCTTATTACGTCCCGGATGCCGCCTATCACAACGGTACCGTCTGGCCATGGCTGACCGGACCTCTTGTCTCAAATCTCGTCCTGGAGTCGGAGCAAGATTTTGCGTACGCGTGCACGTCATACCTGACGAACGAGATACTGAATGGCAAGACTGCCGGCACTCTCCCTGAGCTGTTCGACGCTTTTCCTCGCGAAGGCCGGGACAGACCTGAGGAGTCGGGAGCATTCAGCCAGGCATGGAGCCTCGCAGAGTATATCAAGTCGCTTTACGAGGACTACCTCGGAGTACAGGTCGATGTGCCGGGAGGATCGATAACCCTTACACCCCATCTGCCCAGCGGCTTGCACCATGTGGCTTTCAGGATGAACTCCGGACAGAATCAGGATTACTTTGTCACTTATTCTGTCGAGAATGATAATACTCAGATATCGATTGTTCCCCTGGACAGCGCCGTCGGTACTGTGTTCAAGATTTTCGGCAATGTTGGGGGAGAAAGACATATTCGCACTGCATTTTATTTTCAGGGTAGAGATACTATCAACGTCACTTTGACAGCCGACACGATCCTCGCCGACACGAATGGCGTCCCGTTCATCGTGAATAATCTCAAAAATTTCGTGCTGCACGATACGACGCTGGACAATTTACATTTCCAGACGCCTAAGTGCGACTCGAGCTGGAGCTTTCTACGGGAAAGCGATTTCACGATTCTCAAATTGAGCGATATAAAGAAGATGGACCGTAGCGCGACGGTGTTAGCAGCTGCTGAAGATTCTACTTATGACGACCGGGGCCCCGGCGGAAGTTATACGTATCCTCTTAATCAATATTTTCAGAAGGGAATTCTCGATCTAACTCGCGCAAAAATCTCTTCCGATTCCGGAAGAGTTTTTTTCGAGCTCTATTTCAGAAATCTCGTGAACCCGATGTGGCATCCGGAATATGGATTCCAATTGACATTCGTCGCAATTGCGATTGGAGACGGGATCGATGGGACGTTGGATGTAAGTAGAAATTCCGATTACACTCTTCCGGAAGAAAGAGGTTATCAGAGAGTTGTATTTGTTGGAGGTGGGATCGAGGTCTGTGACAGAACGGGAAAGAAGATTGCATCATACATTCCGGCAGCAGGTGATGCTGCAGATCCACTTGGGAACACCGCGGCAAAAGAGATCTCGTTCTCATTACCGGATTCCATATTAGGGAAACCGAACGCCCGATGGAGGATAACAGTCCTGGTGGGGGCTCAGGATGATCATGGCGGTGGGGGAGTAGGAGATTTCAGGACGATAGGAAAGACCGCCTCGGAGTGGGAAGGCGGAGGCAAGTCCAAGCAAGAACTTCCCAATGTGTACGATGAGCTCATCGTGCGATAG
- a CDS encoding c-type cytochrome domain-containing protein, which yields MRKILAIGLIAFAISCAVTSCKNTLDSSTGQTDIVFPSSGVSYFGQVQPLFDLKCNSVGCHNSTDLAGGLDLSSYFTLISYPGAVIAKDTVHSVLIQRVTGIGGIMPPTPIPTLNQNQIHGLKVWISEGAKYN from the coding sequence GTGAGAAAAATTCTTGCAATAGGATTGATAGCGTTCGCGATCTCTTGCGCGGTGACTTCTTGCAAGAACACACTTGACTCGTCGACCGGTCAGACCGACATCGTCTTTCCCTCCTCTGGGGTAAGCTACTTCGGGCAGGTGCAGCCGCTTTTCGACCTTAAGTGTAATTCTGTAGGATGTCATAACAGTACCGATCTCGCGGGAGGGCTTGATCTGTCGAGTTACTTCACGTTGATTTCTTACCCGGGAGCCGTAATTGCCAAAGACACGGTCCACAGCGTTCTGATTCAGCGCGTCACGGGAATCGGAGGGATCATGCCGCCTACCCCCATTCCAACATTGAATCAGAACCAGATTCACGGACTCAAAGTCTGGATCAGCGAAGGCGCAAAATACAATTAA
- a CDS encoding DUF6483 family protein, with translation MLSRDYIMRMTNLLAKALARVLFLKEIKNYEEALVEVEKTGSSLLGLDLEVFEKIPLANVKSLLGSDATIRQSKLFAAGMLLKEKAEIRESQGEEEDSVFLNLKSLELLVEELPDSKEFGEGKWKQGVELLVERIKGYDRPIELKRRLAAYYEFVGEYDRLENTVFDILESDPGFVSDGILIYERLSRKTDDELESGKLPRNEVMEALEILRSHPGL, from the coding sequence ATGCTCTCGCGCGATTACATAATGAGAATGACAAACCTGCTGGCAAAGGCGCTGGCGCGCGTCCTATTCCTCAAGGAAATCAAGAACTACGAAGAGGCGCTCGTGGAAGTTGAAAAAACCGGCAGCTCGCTCCTCGGACTCGACCTGGAAGTATTTGAAAAGATTCCGCTCGCAAACGTGAAATCTCTTCTCGGCTCCGATGCGACTATCCGGCAATCGAAACTTTTTGCGGCCGGCATGCTTCTGAAAGAGAAGGCGGAAATCCGGGAGTCTCAAGGGGAAGAAGAGGATAGCGTGTTTCTTAATTTGAAATCGCTCGAACTTCTTGTTGAGGAATTGCCGGACTCGAAAGAGTTTGGAGAGGGGAAATGGAAGCAGGGAGTGGAATTGCTTGTCGAGCGGATTAAGGGTTATGACCGGCCGATTGAATTGAAGCGAAGACTCGCGGCATATTACGAGTTTGTCGGGGAGTACGACCGATTGGAAAATACCGTATTCGACATCCTTGAGTCTGATCCCGGATTTGTCTCGGACGGGATCTTGATCTACGAGCGTCTCTCCAGGAAAACGGACGATGAACTCGAATCAGGCAAGCTTCCACGCAACGAAGTGATGGAAGCGCTGGAAATACTTAGATCGCACCCCGGCTTATAG